A single Campylobacter hyointestinalis subsp. hyointestinalis DNA region contains:
- the groES gene encoding co-chaperone GroES — protein sequence MNFEPLGKRILVEREEEVKTTASGIIIPDNASKEKPSKGKVVAVSKEAENVSVGDIVYFAKYAGSEVSLEDKKYLVLNLEDVLGKTK from the coding sequence ATGAATTTCGAACCACTTGGAAAACGCATTTTAGTAGAGCGTGAAGAGGAAGTTAAAACTACTGCTAGCGGTATTATCATACCAGACAATGCTTCAAAGGAGAAACCTTCAAAAGGTAAAGTAGTAGCAGTCAGCAAAGAAGCTGAAAACGTGAGTGTTGGCGATATCGTGTATTTTGCGAAATATGCCGGTAGCGAAGTTAGCTTAGAAGATAAAAAATATTTAGTTTTAAATTTAGAAGATGTTTTAGGTAAAACAAAATAA
- a CDS encoding NUDIX domain-containing protein codes for MDTIIKNLEIVPLEKSKFVKPFSILYTQDGKNKRWDCVEAHDSVSCIMYHKEFDAFLLVKQFRPSLWYYQTRHSINSDEPGVTYELCAGIMDKGLSPEQTILEEMLEETGYEVGKVKKITSSYTALGFGANRQTLFCTFIDESMKKTAGGGVDDERIEIEFIKREDIAKFIYDESKVKAPNLQFAVLWFLGHFEELKEIF; via the coding sequence ATGGATACTATTATAAAAAATTTAGAGATCGTTCCTCTTGAAAAATCAAAATTTGTAAAACCCTTTAGTATTTTATATACTCAAGATGGGAAAAACAAACGCTGGGACTGTGTAGAGGCTCACGATAGTGTTTCTTGCATAATGTATCACAAGGAGTTCGACGCATTTTTACTCGTCAAGCAGTTTCGTCCATCACTTTGGTACTACCAAACTAGGCATTCTATAAATTCAGATGAGCCAGGAGTGACTTACGAGCTTTGCGCCGGTATCATGGATAAAGGCTTGAGTCCTGAACAGACCATACTTGAAGAGATGCTTGAAGAGACTGGATATGAAGTTGGTAAAGTAAAAAAGATAACTAGCAGTTATACAGCACTTGGATTTGGTGCAAATCGCCAAACGTTGTTTTGTACTTTTATAGATGAAAGTATGAAAAAAACCGCAGGTGGCGGAGTCGATGACGAGAGGATAGAAATAGAATTTATAAAAAGAGAAGATATCGCTAAGTTCATATATGACGAAAGTAAGGTTAAAGCACCGAATTTACAGTTTGCGGTGCTTTGGTTTTTGGGGCATTTTGAAGAGTTAAAAGAGATTTTTTAG
- a CDS encoding DUF4405 domain-containing protein — MKISKPVGTTSTIVTFVVVGITGILMFFDIKSSGIKVLHEYVGMAMVIACVLHIMANLTPFKKYFVGKKLAIMSVLFAASVIFIAVTPNNQKPPFKEVYQNFTNLNLSTVETIFGTNENLFNEYLNKNGLKFEDISIKEFATKNNIKENDLVKALLSK, encoded by the coding sequence ATGAAAATTTCAAAACCAGTTGGTACGACATCCACGATAGTCACATTTGTAGTAGTAGGGATCACGGGAATTCTTATGTTCTTTGACATAAAATCAAGTGGTATAAAGGTTTTACACGAGTATGTAGGTATGGCAATGGTGATAGCATGCGTATTGCATATAATGGCAAATTTAACACCGTTCAAAAAGTACTTTGTAGGAAAAAAATTAGCTATAATGAGCGTTTTATTTGCAGCGTCCGTAATTTTTATAGCCGTTACACCAAACAACCAAAAACCACCGTTTAAAGAGGTATATCAAAACTTTACAAATCTAAATTTAAGCACAGTAGAAACAATTTTTGGTACAAACGAAAATCTGTTTAACGAATACCTAAATAAAAATGGACTTAAATTTGAAGATATAAGCATAAAAGAATTTGCAACTAAAAATAATATAAAAGAAAACGACTTAGTAAAAGCACTGCTAAGCAAATAA
- the rmuC gene encoding DNA recombination protein RmuC, with protein MEIYILLSAVISALLVLVLYQFFNANKLKFELKLQNERFLNLQIKLDENRAELLSLENKIQNLNEQKTQSEIEKAKLKTKFDEQIHINLELKARQDELDLKTREYFELKTKEMSQHLLNLNTKTLSENSQKILENLINPLKNEIEKYQKESINTSTVFKTNFENLKSETKNIMTQAQNLAEALNGNKKVLGNWGEIQLDSVLSASGLELNKNYFKQVAYKDKNGAQKYLDVVVDFGDNKKAIIDAKCSLVNYNAYFNESDEAKKTQFAKALSNDVKKHIELLSSKEYQDYDTKTYEYVFMFVPNDAIFYTALNQDSTIYEYAYERGIFITTPLTLLMALKTVYICWRNLKSDENAMRILTEAGKIYDKFGIFTDSFEKLQNQLNTLNKTFGECQTTLSEGRGNLLGRFENLKKLGAKTTKNIGKAYYEFEDDRVI; from the coding sequence ATGGAAATTTATATACTTTTATCTGCTGTCATCTCTGCTCTTTTAGTTTTGGTTTTGTATCAATTTTTTAATGCAAATAAGCTTAAATTTGAACTTAAATTGCAAAATGAGAGATTTTTAAATTTACAGATCAAACTTGATGAAAATAGAGCTGAACTGCTGAGTTTAGAAAACAAAATTCAAAACCTAAATGAGCAAAAAACACAGAGTGAGATAGAAAAAGCAAAACTAAAAACCAAATTTGATGAACAAATTCATATAAATTTAGAATTAAAAGCAAGACAAGACGAGCTAGATTTAAAAACGAGAGAGTATTTTGAGCTAAAAACCAAAGAGATGAGCCAACATCTTTTAAATTTAAACACCAAAACACTTAGCGAAAACTCACAAAAGATCCTTGAAAATCTTATAAATCCACTCAAAAACGAGATAGAAAAATATCAAAAAGAGAGCATAAATACAAGTACTGTATTTAAAACGAATTTTGAAAATCTCAAAAGCGAAACCAAAAATATAATGACTCAAGCTCAAAATCTAGCCGAGGCGCTAAATGGCAATAAAAAAGTTCTTGGCAACTGGGGTGAGATACAGCTTGATAGCGTGCTTAGTGCTAGCGGACTAGAACTAAATAAAAATTATTTTAAGCAAGTCGCTTATAAAGATAAAAATGGAGCGCAAAAATATCTTGATGTAGTCGTTGATTTTGGTGATAATAAAAAAGCAATTATCGACGCAAAATGCTCTTTGGTAAATTATAATGCGTATTTTAACGAAAGCGATGAAGCCAAAAAAACGCAGTTTGCAAAGGCTCTTTCAAATGACGTTAAAAAACACATTGAGTTACTTAGCTCAAAAGAGTATCAAGACTATGATACGAAAACGTATGAATATGTATTTATGTTTGTTCCAAATGACGCTATATTTTACACGGCTTTAAATCAAGACAGCACTATATACGAGTATGCTTATGAAAGAGGTATTTTTATAACGACTCCGCTTACTTTGCTTATGGCTCTAAAAACCGTTTATATATGCTGGAGAAATTTAAAAAGTGATGAGAATGCTATGAGAATCCTCACTGAAGCTGGAAAAATATATGATAAATTCGGTATATTTACAGATAGTTTTGAGAAGCTTCAAAATCAGCTAAATACGTTAAATAAAACTTTTGGAGAGTGTCAAACTACTCTTAGCGAAGGCAGAGGAAATCTGCTTGGAAGATTTGAAAATTTAAAAAAACTCGGTGCGAAAACTACTAAAAATATAGGTAAAGCTTACTACGAATTTGAAGATGACCGTGTAATTTAA
- the groL gene encoding chaperonin GroEL (60 kDa chaperone family; promotes refolding of misfolded polypeptides especially under stressful conditions; forms two stacked rings of heptamers to form a barrel-shaped 14mer; ends can be capped by GroES; misfolded proteins enter the barrel where they are refolded when GroES binds), which produces MAKEIIFSDDARNRLYEGVKKLNDAVKVTMGPRGRNVLIQKSFGAPSITKDGVSVAKEIELKDTIENMGASLVREVASKTNDEAGDGTTTATVLAHAIFKEGLRNITAGANPIEVKRGMDKFAEAVINELKVSAKKVDGKKEIAQVATISANSDTRVGDLIAEAMEKVGKDGVITVEEAKSINDELVVVEGMQFDRGYLSPYFITNAEKMQVELSSPYILLFDKKITNLKDLLPVLEQIQKTGKPLLIVAEDIEGEALATLVVNKLRGVLNISAVKAPGFGDRRKAMLEDIAILTGGEVISEELGRTLESASLQDLGSADRVVIDKDNTTIVNGSGDKSSIEARINQIKAQIAETTSDYDREKLQERLAKLSGGVAVIKVGAATETEMKEKKDRVDDALNATKAAVEEGIVVGGGAALIKAGNKVSLNLKGDELIGAEIVKRALFAPLRQIAANAGFDAGVVANAVQTSGDANYGFNAANGEYVNMFEAGIIDPVKVERVALQNAVSVASLLLTTEATVSDIKEDKPAMPAMPDMGGMGGMGGMM; this is translated from the coding sequence ATGGCAAAAGAGATTATATTTTCAGATGATGCGAGAAACAGACTTTATGAAGGTGTTAAAAAACTAAATGACGCCGTTAAAGTAACTATGGGACCACGCGGACGCAACGTACTTATCCAAAAGAGTTTCGGTGCTCCTTCTATTACAAAAGATGGCGTAAGTGTTGCAAAAGAGATCGAGCTTAAAGATACTATAGAAAATATGGGCGCAAGTCTAGTTCGTGAAGTTGCTAGTAAAACAAATGATGAAGCAGGAGATGGCACTACTACTGCTACTGTTTTAGCTCACGCTATATTTAAAGAAGGACTTAGAAATATAACTGCTGGGGCAAATCCTATTGAGGTAAAACGCGGTATGGATAAATTTGCAGAAGCTGTTATAAATGAGCTAAAAGTATCTGCTAAAAAAGTAGATGGTAAAAAAGAGATAGCTCAAGTAGCTACGATCTCTGCAAATAGCGATACTAGAGTAGGTGATCTTATAGCTGAAGCTATGGAAAAAGTAGGTAAAGACGGTGTTATAACTGTAGAAGAAGCAAAAAGCATAAATGATGAGCTTGTTGTTGTTGAAGGTATGCAATTTGACCGTGGTTATCTAAGCCCATATTTCATCACAAATGCAGAGAAAATGCAAGTTGAGCTAAGCAGTCCATATATACTTTTATTTGATAAAAAGATTACAAATTTAAAAGATCTACTTCCGGTTTTAGAGCAAATTCAAAAAACAGGAAAACCTCTTCTTATCGTAGCTGAAGATATAGAGGGCGAGGCTCTTGCAACACTTGTTGTAAATAAACTAAGAGGTGTTTTAAATATTTCAGCTGTAAAAGCTCCTGGATTTGGCGATAGAAGAAAAGCTATGCTTGAAGATATTGCTATATTGACTGGTGGAGAAGTTATAAGCGAAGAGTTAGGTAGAACATTAGAGAGCGCTAGTTTACAAGATCTTGGAAGTGCTGATAGAGTAGTGATAGACAAAGACAATACGACTATAGTAAATGGTTCAGGCGATAAGAGCTCTATAGAAGCTAGAATCAATCAAATAAAAGCTCAAATCGCTGAGACAACAAGCGACTATGATAGAGAAAAACTTCAAGAAAGACTAGCTAAACTAAGCGGTGGAGTTGCTGTTATAAAAGTCGGTGCTGCTACTGAAACTGAAATGAAAGAGAAAAAAGACAGAGTAGATGACGCTCTAAACGCTACAAAAGCAGCTGTAGAAGAAGGCATTGTAGTAGGTGGTGGTGCAGCACTTATAAAAGCTGGAAACAAAGTAAGTCTAAATCTAAAAGGCGATGAGCTGATCGGTGCTGAGATCGTTAAACGTGCGCTTTTTGCTCCACTTCGTCAAATAGCTGCAAATGCGGGCTTTGATGCAGGAGTCGTAGCAAATGCAGTTCAAACAAGCGGTGATGCAAACTATGGATTTAACGCGGCTAATGGCGAATACGTAAATATGTTTGAAGCAGGTATCATCGATCCTGTTAAAGTTGAAAGAGTTGCTCTTCAAAATGCAGTTAGCGTAGCAAGCTTGCTACTTACTACAGAAGCTACTGTTAGTGATATAAAAGAAGACAAACCTGCTATGCCAGCAATGCCTGATATGGGCGGTATGGGTGGCATGGGCGGTATGATGTAA
- a CDS encoding type II asparaginase, translated as MSLKKVFILMLLALSAAFAKPTIYILATGGTIAGSSSSALSSGYTSGTVTVDKLIAAVPQINEIATIKGEQVSNIGSQEMNNEVWLKLAKRVNELLASKNVDGIVITHGTDTMEETAYFLNLVVKSDKPIVMVGAMRNSDSLSADGPLNLYNAVNVAMDKEAVGKGVLVVMNDEIHAAREVTKTNTTAVNTFASPNTGKIGTVIYGNAKFYMQPTRKHTKNSDFDITKIESLPRVDILFNHSNDNPDFANIAVKNGVKGIINAGMGNGNPYPSVLEALGNAVKSGVVVVRDSRVGSGETTNPGEVDDVKYGFLTSDNLNAQKARVLLMLSLTKTNDPKKIREYFLTH; from the coding sequence ATGTCTTTAAAAAAGGTTTTTATACTAATGCTTTTAGCTTTAAGTGCTGCTTTCGCAAAGCCTACTATTTATATACTTGCCACAGGTGGTACGATCGCAGGAAGTTCTTCAAGCGCTCTTAGTAGCGGATACACTTCAGGAACGGTTACTGTAGATAAACTTATAGCTGCAGTTCCGCAAATCAATGAGATAGCTACCATAAAAGGCGAACAAGTAAGCAATATCGGCTCTCAAGAGATGAATAACGAAGTTTGGCTAAAACTAGCAAAACGCGTAAATGAGCTTTTAGCTAGCAAAAATGTAGATGGTATCGTGATCACTCATGGAACAGATACTATGGAAGAGACTGCTTATTTTCTAAATTTAGTCGTTAAAAGTGACAAACCTATAGTTATGGTAGGAGCTATGAGAAACTCAGACTCTTTAAGCGCGGACGGTCCTTTAAATCTATATAATGCCGTAAATGTCGCAATGGATAAAGAAGCAGTAGGTAAGGGCGTTTTGGTTGTTATGAATGACGAAATTCACGCTGCTAGAGAAGTCACTAAGACAAATACTACTGCTGTAAATACTTTCGCTTCTCCAAATACTGGTAAAATAGGTACTGTGATTTATGGAAATGCTAAGTTTTATATGCAACCAACTAGAAAACATACAAAAAATAGCGATTTTGATATCACTAAAATCGAGTCTTTACCTAGAGTAGATATACTATTTAACCACTCAAACGATAATCCTGATTTTGCAAATATCGCTGTGAAAAATGGAGTAAAAGGTATAATCAACGCTGGAATGGGAAATGGAAATCCATATCCAAGTGTGCTTGAAGCTTTAGGTAACGCGGTAAAAAGCGGTGTAGTTGTTGTCAGAGATAGCAGAGTAGGTAGTGGAGAGACTACAAACCCAGGCGAAGTAGATGACGTAAAATACGGCTTCTTAACAAGTGATAATCTAAATGCACAAAAAGCTAGAGTGCTTTTGATGCTGTCTTTAACAAAGACAAATGATCCTAAAAAAATTAGAGAGTATTTTTTAACTCACTAA